The Streptomyces sp. DH-12 genome has a window encoding:
- a CDS encoding LCP family protein translates to MDAQGRGRGENIDPADQWVLNPNTGEYELRLSPSAPQSPIPAPRGPRKPGAGQRKPGAGQPRARSASPDEAPERPGRASPERETSGREVPPQRRRRGAPEEPSAGRRGRRPAKKNKKAKKALLWGSGTLAFLVLGTGVAGYLYLEHLNDNITTVSDDGASTGGFKKDQAINILLIGTDKRTGAGNEGYGDKGSAGHADTTILLHVSKDRTNATALSIPRDLIVDIPDCPTEQEDGSEKVIPGSTGVRFNTSLGQNGRTPSCTMRTVTELTGIKPDNFMVADFNAVKTLTTAVGGVEVCLAKDIDDPDSHLKLPKGTHTIEGEEALAFVRTRHSVGLGGDLSRIGLQQQFLSALMRKLKSNDTLTSPTKMIKLAEAGTEALTVDSQLSSINKLKDLGLELGKLNVKNLTFATVPVVDNPAETVKATVVLNEAKAAEVFDLIRNDVSFTEVKQQQKKEKAAVAARLKGEKAPASEVRVRVLNGGAPAGSAQSTLSWLQVQQGVNKSENGGNAPAELAKTTLEYAPEQADEARRLAAIMGLSGAAMQPGESVTNSQGLPAMTLTLGKDFKGAGVSLTPPDKAPDDIKKSTSTADKVVCAE, encoded by the coding sequence GTGGACGCGCAAGGCCGTGGGCGGGGGGAGAACATCGATCCCGCAGATCAGTGGGTACTCAATCCGAACACCGGCGAATACGAACTGCGACTGAGCCCTTCCGCACCGCAGTCGCCCATTCCGGCCCCGCGCGGGCCGCGGAAGCCGGGTGCGGGACAGCGGAAGCCGGGCGCGGGACAGCCGCGTGCCCGGTCGGCGTCGCCCGACGAGGCGCCCGAGCGCCCCGGCCGTGCCTCCCCCGAGCGTGAGACGTCCGGGCGGGAGGTGCCGCCGCAGCGCCGGCGCCGGGGCGCACCGGAGGAGCCGTCGGCGGGCCGCCGCGGCCGCCGGCCGGCGAAGAAGAACAAGAAGGCGAAGAAGGCGCTGCTGTGGGGCAGCGGCACCCTGGCCTTCCTGGTGCTCGGCACGGGCGTGGCCGGCTACCTGTACCTGGAGCACCTCAACGACAACATCACGACCGTGTCGGACGACGGCGCGAGCACCGGTGGCTTCAAGAAGGACCAGGCCATCAACATCCTGCTGATCGGCACCGACAAGCGCACCGGCGCGGGCAACGAGGGCTACGGCGACAAGGGCAGCGCGGGCCACGCCGACACCACGATCCTGCTGCACGTCTCCAAGGACCGTACGAACGCGACCGCGCTGAGCATCCCGCGCGACCTGATAGTCGACATCCCGGACTGCCCGACCGAGCAGGAGGACGGCAGCGAGAAGGTCATCCCCGGCTCCACCGGCGTCCGCTTCAACACCAGCCTCGGCCAGAACGGCCGTACGCCGAGCTGCACCATGCGGACCGTGACCGAGCTGACCGGCATCAAGCCGGACAACTTCATGGTGGCGGACTTCAACGCGGTGAAGACGCTGACCACGGCGGTCGGCGGCGTCGAGGTGTGCCTGGCCAAGGACATCGACGACCCGGACTCGCACCTGAAGCTGCCCAAGGGCACGCACACCATCGAGGGCGAGGAGGCCCTGGCGTTCGTGCGCACCCGTCACTCGGTGGGGCTGGGCGGCGACCTGAGCCGGATCGGGCTGCAGCAGCAGTTCCTGAGCGCGCTGATGCGCAAGCTGAAGTCGAACGACACGCTCACCAGCCCGACGAAGATGATCAAACTGGCCGAGGCGGGCACCGAGGCGCTCACCGTCGACTCCCAGCTGAGCAGCATCAACAAGCTCAAGGACCTCGGCCTGGAGCTGGGCAAACTGAACGTCAAGAACCTGACGTTCGCGACCGTGCCGGTGGTCGACAACCCGGCGGAGACGGTGAAGGCGACGGTCGTCCTCAACGAGGCCAAGGCCGCCGAGGTCTTCGACCTGATCCGCAACGACGTGTCGTTCACCGAGGTCAAGCAGCAGCAGAAGAAGGAGAAGGCCGCCGTCGCCGCCCGCCTGAAGGGCGAGAAGGCCCCGGCGTCCGAGGTGCGGGTGCGCGTCCTCAACGGCGGCGCGCCCGCCGGAAGCGCCCAGTCGACCCTGAGCTGGCTCCAGGTCCAGCAGGGCGTCAACAAGTCGGAGAACGGGGGCAACGCGCCCGCGGAGCTGGCGAAGACCACCCTCGAGTACGCCCCCGAGCAGGCGGACGAGGCGCGTCGGCTGGCCGCCATCATGGGTCTGTCCGGGGCGGCGATGCAGCCCGGCGAGAGCGTCACCAACTCCCAGGGCCTGCCCGCGATGACGCTGACCCTCGGCAAGGACTTCAAGGGCGCGGGCGTGTCGCTCACGCCCCCGGACAAGGCGCCCGACGACATCAAGAAGTCCACGTCCACGGCGGACAAGGTCGTGTGCGCCGAATAG